A genomic region of Pelodiscus sinensis isolate JC-2024 chromosome 1, ASM4963464v1, whole genome shotgun sequence contains the following coding sequences:
- the CBY2 gene encoding protein chibby homolog 2 has protein sequence MNHFMHQAEPDMDYIAPRVKLSDETFVFVDGKWVSETYNQPPFAYQQKHFSKKMQKDWTLWEENKALWEENKALRIENKALREENKALQCLRTQNKAIQVIYDDTLQQVLQKEHNPFPVFQERNIGFQENKALQVVQEKNMALQILHKENKAVPVFQKENKALPVFQKETKAVPIFQKEAEALPLFQKETKAVPVFQKEAEALPFFQRETKPVPVFQKQTKATPIEEESKDDVPAFQEDSKANLVQNDIKASPSFQMKSNAVQDIWEESKAVPGQEENNVAPGSQEENVALQAVQKLNQTLQALLKENQALLEEKKAIQILQEENKVFWDENNQLKLQLTVMKGTVSEIMARMEILQKELNSLSPVQHNEMRKPDRCW, from the coding sequence ATGAATCACTTTATGCATCAGGCAGAGCCTGACATGGATTATATTGCCCCTCGTGTCAAGCTAAGTGACGAGACATTTGTCTTTGTAGATGGCAAATGGGTGAGTGAGACCTACAATCAGCCACCCTTTGCTTACCAACAGAAACATTTCAGCAAGAAGATGCAGAAAGACTGGACTCTCTGGGAGGAGAACAAAGCACTCTGGGAGGAGAACAAGGCCCTTCGGATTGAAAACAAAGCCCTCCGGGAGGAGAACAAAGCTCTCCAGTGCCTACGGACACAGAACAAAGCCATCCAGGTTATTTATGATGACACCCTCCAGCAGGTTCTCCAGAAGGAGCACAATCCTTTCCCAGTCTTCCAAGAAAGGAACATAGGCTTCCAAGAGAACAAGGCCCTTCAGGTTGTTCAGGAAAAGAATATGGCTTTACAGATACTCCACAAGGAGAACAAAGCTGTCCCAGTCTTTCAAAAGGAGAACAAAGCTCTTCCAGTCTTTCAGAAGGAGACCAAAGCTGTCCCAATCTTTCAGAAGGAGGCTGAAGCTCTTCCACTCTTTCAGAAGGAGACCAAAGCTGTCCCAGTATTTCAGAAGGAGGCTGAAGCTCTCCCATTCTTCCAGAGGGAGACCAAACCTGTCCCAGTCTTCCAGAAGCAGACCAAAGCCACCCCAATTGAGGAGGAGAGCAAGGACGATGTCCCTGCCTTCCAGGAGGACAGCAAAGCCAACCTGGTCCAAAATGATATCAAGGCTAGTCCATCCTTCCAAATGAAGAGTAATGCTGTCCAGGATATTTGGGAGGAAAGCAAAGctgtcccaggccaggaggagaacAATGTTGCCCCAGGCAGTCAGGAGGAAAATGTGGCCCTCCAGGCTGTCCAGAAGCTAAACCAAACCCTACAAGCTCTGCTAAAAGAGAACCAGGCCCTTCTGGAAGAGAAAAAGGCAATCCAGATTCTTCAGGAAGAGAACAAAGTCTTCTGGGACGAGAACAATCAGTTAAAGCTGCAGCTAACTGTAATGAAAGGCACAGTGTCAGAGATTATGGCCCGGATGGAAATATTGCAGAAGGAGCTCAATTCCCTTTCTCCTGTACAGCATAATGAGATGAGGAAGCCAGACAGGTGCTGGTAA